The following proteins are encoded in a genomic region of Desulfosporosinus youngiae DSM 17734:
- a CDS encoding DeoR/GlpR family DNA-binding transcription regulator — translation MFAEERQELIRFRLKSLGRIFAKELAEEFQVSIDTIRRDLTTMEENGLLKRTHGGAVPLSKVRRFPIDDRIRYSEGTEHQNAVAKLAVSFIEDGDTIFVGGASIHYVLLKYLPLDRNYTVITNSLIIAEKLQHYNNIETYIVCGKVKSEEGIVDPLAIEFIRTLRLDTAFLTGGGISVKHGLSSSTPEGAIFQRTVAEVSRRIVCLANFDKVGTEFFSKTIDLKDLDMLITDWEAPDEEIARIEQLGVKVLIAKEN, via the coding sequence ATGTTTGCTGAAGAACGTCAAGAGCTAATCCGTTTCAGGCTAAAGTCTCTCGGAAGGATATTTGCTAAAGAACTGGCGGAAGAATTTCAGGTTTCCATCGATACTATTCGCAGAGACCTCACAACGATGGAAGAGAACGGTCTTTTGAAAAGAACTCACGGTGGGGCAGTTCCTTTATCCAAAGTCAGAAGGTTTCCAATCGACGATCGTATTAGGTACAGTGAGGGAACAGAACATCAAAACGCAGTGGCAAAGCTTGCCGTATCTTTTATAGAAGATGGCGACACTATATTTGTCGGTGGGGCCAGCATCCATTATGTATTATTGAAATACCTGCCCTTGGATCGTAATTATACAGTCATTACGAATTCACTCATTATTGCGGAAAAACTTCAACATTACAATAATATCGAAACATATATCGTCTGTGGAAAAGTGAAAAGTGAAGAAGGAATCGTTGATCCTTTAGCGATTGAATTTATAAGAACTTTACGCTTAGATACGGCTTTCTTAACAGGTGGAGGAATTTCTGTAAAACATGGATTGAGCAGTTCGACTCCGGAAGGAGCGATTTTTCAAAGAACTGTTGCGGAGGTTTCGCGCCGGATAGTATGCCTTGCTAACTTTGACAAAGTGGGAACGGAGTTCTTTTCCAAAACGATTGATCTCAAGGACTTGGATATGCTTATAACTGATTGGGAAGCACCAGATGAGGAAATTGCCAGAATCGAACAGTTGGGCGTTAAGGTCTTAATCGCAAAGGAAAATTAA
- a CDS encoding DegT/DnrJ/EryC1/StrS family aminotransferase has translation MSEEEIAAVSEVLRSGWITTGPNTALFEQELADFCGTQYAVALNSGTAGMELILKVLDIGGDDEVITTPYTYAATANVLIHRGVKPTFADVKKDSFSIDEEKIYEAIGPKTKAILTVDIAGVPVNYDLIKKVLKAKNRQDITVISDSAHSFGASYRGQKVGGQADFHVFSFHAVKNFTTAEGGAITYNDNRFKGKEDLYKEFKYTSLHGQNKDALSKMQAGAWKYDILTDGFKCNMTDIMAAIGRVQLRRYEEMLRRRAELHEVYSEILGGKEWAILPFAKNGEMETNYHLYTLRLKDFSEDQRDRLIQMLGERNIATNVHFMPLPMFTFYKSLGYRVEDYPNALAQYANEITLPLYSKLSVDEAEYVAKELIKCVEKIS, from the coding sequence ATAAGCGAGGAGGAAATTGCTGCTGTTTCAGAAGTTCTTAGGTCCGGGTGGATTACCACAGGACCAAACACCGCTTTATTTGAGCAGGAATTAGCAGATTTTTGCGGTACTCAGTACGCTGTTGCCTTAAATAGCGGCACGGCAGGTATGGAACTGATTTTAAAGGTTTTAGATATAGGTGGGGATGATGAGGTAATCACAACGCCTTATACTTATGCGGCAACTGCAAATGTCTTGATTCATCGTGGTGTAAAGCCAACATTTGCCGATGTTAAGAAGGATAGTTTTTCAATCGATGAAGAAAAGATTTATGAGGCTATTGGGCCGAAAACGAAGGCTATCCTGACCGTTGACATAGCAGGTGTACCTGTTAATTATGATCTTATCAAAAAGGTCTTAAAGGCCAAAAACCGGCAAGATATTACGGTGATTTCCGATTCCGCTCATTCTTTTGGCGCTTCCTATAGAGGGCAAAAAGTCGGGGGTCAAGCGGATTTCCATGTTTTTTCCTTTCATGCCGTAAAGAACTTTACAACGGCGGAAGGAGGAGCAATTACTTATAATGACAACAGGTTTAAAGGTAAAGAGGATTTGTATAAGGAGTTTAAGTATACTTCCTTACACGGGCAAAATAAGGATGCTCTATCAAAAATGCAAGCAGGAGCCTGGAAATACGATATCTTAACGGATGGATTCAAATGCAATATGACGGATATTATGGCGGCAATCGGTCGTGTTCAACTTCGCCGGTATGAAGAAATGCTGAGAAGAAGAGCAGAGCTTCATGAAGTTTATAGCGAGATCCTAGGCGGAAAAGAATGGGCGATTTTACCTTTTGCCAAAAACGGTGAAATGGAAACCAACTATCATTTATATACATTAAGGTTAAAGGATTTCAGTGAAGACCAACGAGATCGTCTGATTCAAATGCTGGGAGAAAGAAATATTGCCACAAATGTGCATTTTATGCCGCTGCCCATGTTTACGTTTTATAAGAGCCTGGGTTACAGAGTTGAAGATTACCCAAATGCACTTGCCCAGTATGCAAATGAAATAACACTGCCGCTTTATTCGAAGTTATCAGTAGATGAGGCTGAATATGTTGCTAAAGAGCTGATTAAGTGTGTTGAAAAGATTTCTTAA
- a CDS encoding DUF3102 domain-containing protein, which translates to MARWGVNDGRCISRTSYPIEESGASIRQRTGKIMLTNAIETGRGLKKAKALLPHGKWGK; encoded by the coding sequence ATGGCTAGATGGGGAGTGAATGATGGAAGGTGTATTAGCCGAACGTCTTATCCTATTGAGGAAAGTGGGGCATCAATTAGACAACGGACTGGTAAAATCATGCTAACCAATGCCATCGAGACCGGCAGGGGACTGAAGAAGGCAAAAGCCCTGCTCCCTCATGGAAAATGGGGAAAATAG
- a CDS encoding HesB/IscA family protein — MVNITELAAQKVKEVLKAQNKEDALLRLYLAGMGCGGPSFGMTLEELKSEDDILDEEFGVSMVIDKKLSMYLEGAVIDYVESSSGGGFEIRTANTNNGGGCDSGCCSGCGGNC; from the coding sequence ATGGTAAACATTACCGAACTGGCGGCCCAAAAGGTCAAAGAAGTGTTAAAAGCCCAAAATAAAGAGGATGCTCTGCTTCGGCTTTATCTGGCCGGCATGGGCTGTGGCGGGCCGAGCTTTGGCATGACGCTGGAGGAGTTAAAGTCGGAGGACGATATTCTTGATGAAGAATTTGGTGTATCAATGGTCATAGATAAAAAGCTGTCCATGTATTTAGAGGGAGCCGTCATTGACTATGTCGAGTCAAGTAGCGGCGGGGGATTTGAAATACGAACAGCTAATACCAATAACGGTGGAGGGTGTGACAGTGGCTGCTGCAGCGGTTGTGGAGGAAACTGCTAA
- a CDS encoding sigma-54-dependent Fis family transcriptional regulator, giving the protein MHNQWRRFIDGESVESEVTPSIYRSWQRSLEYRVDHTLISNQDILSTSRLRERREAQESLIRAGKPVLPYIFSLLGNANYTVLLGDKDGYIIEAMGDAPFMSKAQKVNLSPGASWREEIRGTNAIGTSLQDNNPISVYGWEHFIQDNHFLACWAAPIQNSEGSPLGILDISGEASQDREKILGIAMMGASMIQQNLRLLELEKQLKFYQEGAKLASSLLQQGFISIDHNGIITYINALGAALLGRKQEDIIGGLAGDIFSSPKGWMLSEHSLDLRIKDGGGKGISSHLKRVVNEEGESLGAVGTLQITQESPSHTQWVGHSLPTQQILERASKVAAAHSSVLIHGESGTGKEIIARIIHQLSPRREGPFVALNCASLSPTLIESELFGYVEGAFTGARRGGKPGKFELADKGSIFLDEIGDMPLSVQVALLRVLQEKEVSRIGDTKTKKINVRVITATHKDLNALVEKEQFRLDLYYRLKVVTLELPPLRERSEDIKDLVPHFIRKACQSFGGPIFGIDEEVYSYLLAHTWPGNVRELENCIESMIALADSPVLTVANLPDEYKQNLAKPEPAAETLLNQQAKQTILYALTQTRGKISPAAKMLGIGRNTLYRKIKELDIKF; this is encoded by the coding sequence ATGCACAATCAGTGGAGACGTTTTATTGATGGCGAGAGCGTTGAATCGGAAGTAACTCCTTCCATCTATCGCTCCTGGCAGAGAAGTTTAGAATATCGAGTAGACCATACCCTAATTTCCAACCAGGACATTCTATCTACTTCGCGTCTGAGAGAGCGGCGAGAGGCCCAAGAATCCCTGATTCGTGCGGGTAAACCTGTCCTGCCTTACATATTCAGCTTGCTGGGAAATGCCAATTATACTGTTTTGCTGGGTGACAAGGATGGCTATATTATCGAAGCCATGGGTGACGCACCCTTTATGAGTAAAGCACAAAAGGTCAATTTAAGTCCCGGTGCCAGTTGGCGCGAAGAAATTCGGGGAACCAATGCCATCGGAACCTCTCTCCAGGACAATAACCCCATCTCAGTCTACGGTTGGGAGCACTTTATTCAGGATAATCACTTTCTGGCCTGCTGGGCTGCCCCGATTCAAAACAGCGAGGGTTCACCCCTGGGGATTTTAGATATTAGCGGGGAAGCCAGTCAAGACCGGGAAAAGATCCTAGGTATTGCAATGATGGGAGCAAGTATGATTCAACAAAACTTGCGGCTTCTTGAACTGGAGAAGCAGCTGAAGTTTTACCAAGAAGGAGCCAAGTTAGCTTCTTCTCTTCTGCAACAGGGGTTTATCTCCATTGATCATAACGGCATAATCACTTACATCAACGCCTTAGGGGCTGCTCTCCTGGGACGCAAGCAGGAAGACATCATCGGAGGACTCGCCGGAGATATCTTCAGTTCACCCAAAGGATGGATGCTGAGTGAGCATTCTCTTGATCTGCGCATCAAAGATGGCGGCGGGAAAGGGATTTCCTCTCACTTGAAGCGTGTTGTCAATGAGGAGGGCGAGTCATTGGGGGCCGTAGGAACACTGCAAATCACCCAGGAATCTCCTTCCCATACCCAATGGGTCGGACATAGCCTGCCAACTCAACAAATTCTGGAACGGGCTTCGAAAGTTGCAGCGGCTCATTCTTCCGTTCTCATTCACGGAGAAAGCGGGACCGGTAAAGAAATAATCGCCCGGATAATCCATCAGCTCAGCCCCCGGCGGGAAGGGCCTTTTGTTGCTTTGAATTGTGCCTCATTATCTCCAACCTTAATTGAAAGTGAGCTATTCGGCTATGTTGAGGGTGCCTTCACCGGAGCGCGGCGAGGCGGGAAACCAGGCAAATTCGAATTGGCGGATAAGGGAAGCATTTTCCTTGACGAAATTGGAGATATGCCTTTAAGTGTTCAAGTAGCCCTCCTTAGAGTTCTTCAGGAAAAAGAAGTTTCCAGAATCGGAGATACTAAAACCAAAAAAATTAATGTGCGGGTAATTACCGCAACCCACAAAGACCTTAATGCCCTGGTCGAAAAGGAACAGTTCCGCTTAGATCTATACTATCGTTTAAAAGTAGTTACCCTCGAATTACCTCCCCTCCGCGAACGATCTGAAGACATCAAAGATTTAGTTCCTCATTTTATACGCAAAGCCTGCCAATCCTTTGGCGGCCCGATCTTTGGGATTGACGAAGAAGTTTATTCCTATTTATTGGCTCACACTTGGCCCGGCAATGTCCGGGAACTGGAGAACTGTATTGAAAGCATGATAGCTTTGGCAGACAGCCCGGTCCTAACCGTGGCAAACTTGCCGGATGAATATAAACAAAACCTTGCCAAGCCCGAACCTGCCGCCGAAACTTTGCTGAATCAGCAGGCTAAACAGACCATCCTCTACGCCTTAACCCAAACCAGAGGAAAAATCTCGCCGGCGGCTAAAATGTTAGGAATCGGACGAAATACTCTCTATAGGAAGATAAAGGAATTGGATATTAAATTTTAA
- a CDS encoding aldehyde ferredoxin oxidoreductase family protein: MGGYAGKILRINLTEGKVSTEPLSPELAKNYLSGRGLGGKMWFDEVDTDVDALAPENKIFISTGALTGTNAPTSGRYMVVTKSPLNGAIAASNSGGYWGAQLKFAGYDMVILEGKAANPVYIAINDDKVEIKDAGHLWGQDVYATTKAVMQEFGDEKAKVLTIGPAGENRSLLASIMNDKFRAAGRSGVGAVMGSKNLKAIVVRGTGKVDNADPDEMKKILSEALGKLKENGVTGQGLGTYGTAVLVNIINENGILPFKNFQESYDPEADKISGETMTANHLIKKDACYRCPIACGRYSKWEGGEGAGPEYEAVWSFGADCGIHDFDAVHVANDLCNKLGMDSISAGCTIATAMELVQRGFVKPEELEGIPLEFGNAQGMVEWTRKMGLGEGFGAKLAMGSYRLAESYGVPELSMSVKKLDIPAYDPRGIQGHGLQYATSNRGGCHVRGYMVSPEILGLPEKLDKDSLEGKAAWVKIFQDLTAVIDSLGLCLFSSFALGLSDYRAIVNAVTGSDYTDAELLACGERIWNLERLQNLRIGMTKADDTLPTRLLKVEIPAGPSKGSVHRLPELLPAYYTERGWDESGVPTAETLKNLGI, encoded by the coding sequence ATGGGTGGGTATGCTGGTAAAATTTTGCGCATCAATCTAACAGAGGGGAAAGTTAGTACTGAGCCCTTAAGCCCGGAACTTGCAAAGAACTATCTGAGTGGGCGCGGGCTTGGGGGGAAAATGTGGTTTGATGAGGTAGATACTGATGTAGACGCTCTTGCTCCCGAAAACAAAATCTTTATTTCTACCGGAGCACTCACAGGAACCAATGCTCCAACTTCCGGACGGTATATGGTTGTGACAAAATCCCCCCTTAACGGAGCTATTGCTGCTTCCAACTCAGGAGGATATTGGGGAGCTCAGCTGAAGTTTGCCGGTTATGATATGGTTATCCTTGAAGGTAAAGCTGCCAACCCTGTCTATATAGCCATAAATGACGATAAAGTGGAGATCAAAGATGCCGGCCATCTATGGGGTCAGGATGTTTATGCCACGACTAAGGCTGTAATGCAGGAATTTGGGGATGAAAAGGCGAAAGTCTTAACGATTGGCCCGGCAGGTGAAAATCGTTCCTTACTGGCCTCAATTATGAATGACAAATTCCGTGCGGCTGGGCGTAGTGGTGTTGGTGCGGTCATGGGGTCAAAGAATCTTAAGGCCATTGTTGTTCGCGGAACAGGAAAGGTTGACAATGCCGACCCGGATGAAATGAAGAAAATTTTAAGTGAGGCCTTGGGAAAACTCAAGGAGAATGGTGTAACCGGTCAAGGACTTGGCACCTACGGCACAGCCGTACTTGTGAATATTATTAATGAAAACGGTATCTTGCCCTTTAAGAATTTCCAGGAGTCCTATGATCCGGAGGCGGATAAAATCAGCGGGGAAACCATGACCGCTAACCACTTGATCAAAAAAGACGCTTGTTATCGCTGTCCCATTGCTTGTGGCCGCTATAGTAAATGGGAGGGCGGCGAAGGAGCAGGTCCTGAGTATGAAGCTGTCTGGAGCTTTGGTGCGGACTGTGGGATTCACGATTTTGACGCCGTTCATGTGGCTAACGACTTATGCAATAAATTAGGCATGGATTCCATTTCGGCCGGTTGCACCATTGCTACGGCTATGGAACTGGTTCAGCGCGGCTTTGTGAAGCCGGAAGAACTTGAAGGGATCCCCTTGGAGTTCGGAAACGCTCAGGGGATGGTAGAATGGACTCGCAAAATGGGTCTCGGTGAAGGATTTGGAGCTAAATTGGCCATGGGTTCTTATCGCTTAGCTGAAAGCTATGGCGTCCCGGAACTGTCCATGTCGGTTAAGAAACTGGATATTCCAGCCTATGACCCTCGAGGTATCCAAGGCCACGGTCTGCAATATGCTACGAGCAACAGAGGCGGGTGCCATGTTCGTGGGTATATGGTTTCTCCGGAAATCTTAGGCCTCCCCGAAAAACTTGATAAGGACTCCCTGGAGGGGAAAGCGGCCTGGGTTAAGATTTTCCAGGATCTCACGGCTGTCATTGACTCCCTTGGCTTGTGCTTATTCTCTTCCTTTGCTCTTGGTCTGTCTGATTACAGAGCAATCGTTAATGCGGTGACGGGTTCGGATTATACAGATGCTGAGCTCTTAGCCTGTGGAGAACGGATCTGGAATCTTGAACGTTTGCAAAATTTACGGATTGGCATGACTAAGGCGGATGATACACTTCCGACACGGTTATTAAAGGTTGAAATTCCAGCCGGTCCTTCCAAGGGGAGTGTCCACAGATTACCTGAGCTCTTACCTGCTTACTACACTGAACGGGGCTGGGATGAGTCCGGTGTGCCAACAGCCGAAACTCTTAAAAACCTGGGAATTTAG
- a CDS encoding MoaD/ThiS family protein, protein MRVTIKLFATFRDGRFKVEERELTEGTCVLDIIQPLNIKPEEIAICLLNGKDAKEHTVLKDGDTLALFPPVGGG, encoded by the coding sequence GTGCGTGTGACCATTAAATTATTCGCGACCTTTCGGGATGGCCGGTTTAAGGTTGAGGAGAGGGAACTTACTGAAGGGACGTGTGTTTTGGATATTATTCAGCCACTGAACATTAAACCTGAGGAAATTGCCATTTGCCTTCTTAACGGAAAAGACGCTAAGGAGCATACGGTGTTAAAAGATGGAGATACCCTGGCACTTTTTCCGCCGGTGGGAGGGGGCTGA
- a CDS encoding HesA/MoeB/ThiF family protein, producing MIFAGRYVRNKKTLSDQDQHKLANSCVAIVGCGGLGGYIAEELARIGVCRLVLIDGDRLEVSNLNRQIMATELNIGQWKVDAARERLRSVNSEVQVEVIRGWFEEENGAQLLRDADLVCDALDSLSARVALERVCHQMERPLVYAGIAGWFGLLGVSLPGDFSVRRLFGRGGQGVESTWGNPAFTPAALASLSVAEAVKILVGRLPSLRHAWLQVDLLSMEFERFEIQ from the coding sequence ATGATCTTTGCAGGCCGCTATGTGCGGAATAAAAAGACGTTATCTGATCAGGACCAGCACAAGCTGGCCAATTCTTGTGTCGCTATCGTAGGATGCGGAGGGCTTGGAGGGTATATCGCCGAAGAACTGGCCCGGATAGGGGTTTGCAGATTAGTGCTTATTGACGGCGACCGTCTGGAAGTCAGCAATCTTAACCGTCAGATTATGGCGACCGAACTCAATATCGGGCAGTGGAAAGTGGACGCCGCCCGGGAAAGACTGAGAAGTGTGAATTCGGAAGTGCAAGTGGAGGTCATCAGGGGTTGGTTTGAGGAAGAGAACGGTGCCCAATTATTGCGGGATGCCGACCTGGTGTGTGACGCTCTTGATTCGTTATCAGCGCGCGTCGCCTTGGAGAGAGTCTGTCACCAAATGGAGCGGCCTCTGGTTTATGCCGGTATCGCCGGCTGGTTTGGCCTATTGGGAGTAAGTTTGCCGGGGGATTTCAGTGTTCGGCGCTTATTTGGCCGCGGCGGACAAGGGGTTGAAAGTACCTGGGGAAATCCAGCCTTTACGCCGGCTGCTTTAGCAAGCTTAAGTGTGGCTGAGGCCGTGAAAATCCTGGTGGGACGGCTGCCCTCTCTGCGCCATGCCTGGCTGCAAGTGGATCTGCTCAGTATGGAGTTTGAACGATTTGAGATTCAGTAA
- a CDS encoding molybdopterin molybdotransferase MoeA, translating into MGNNSELFKVKTLAEAMDSLRPYVQTFYQRAETIPLADSLGRILTQDIPAACAIPHFRKSTMDGMAVRAIDTFGASESMPALVQCYGEVRMGEAPGEALRQGTGILMPTGGMLPEGADAVVMVEHLEHFGEELYGVTKSVAPGENLIDIGEDVTVGEVILKQFTRIRAQEMGLLAALGKSDVSVLPRFRVGILSTGDEIIPPDQEPLPGQSRDINGYTLLGQALASGAEAHYYGIVQDDLEELRTILSRMLKENDLVLLSGGSSVGTRDLSAQLIEELGEPGVLFHGLALKPGKPTIGGVADGKLIFGLPGHPASAMVVFDAIVRPWLDGSLLSPRVDPLPKGKMTQNLYSGSGREEFVRARFVPDGEEGLLEPIRGKSGLIRTMVLADAVVHIPLDTEGIEAGKEIPFRPLR; encoded by the coding sequence ATGGGAAACAATAGTGAATTATTTAAAGTAAAAACTTTGGCAGAGGCCATGGATTCATTAAGACCCTATGTTCAGACATTTTATCAGCGCGCCGAAACCATTCCTTTGGCGGATTCCCTGGGACGTATTCTTACTCAGGACATTCCGGCAGCCTGTGCTATACCTCATTTTCGCAAATCAACCATGGACGGCATGGCCGTCCGGGCAATAGATACCTTTGGAGCCAGCGAAAGTATGCCTGCCTTGGTGCAGTGTTATGGAGAAGTACGAATGGGTGAAGCTCCCGGAGAAGCTTTGAGGCAGGGGACGGGAATCTTAATGCCTACTGGGGGAATGCTTCCTGAGGGAGCGGATGCTGTCGTAATGGTTGAACATCTCGAACACTTTGGAGAAGAACTTTATGGAGTCACGAAGTCCGTAGCCCCTGGGGAAAATCTTATCGACATTGGGGAAGATGTCACGGTTGGGGAAGTTATTCTTAAGCAATTTACGCGAATCAGAGCCCAGGAAATGGGGCTGTTGGCGGCCCTTGGGAAAAGCGATGTTTCGGTGCTGCCCCGTTTCCGGGTGGGGATTCTTTCCACCGGGGATGAAATAATACCTCCGGATCAAGAACCTCTGCCGGGTCAGTCAAGGGATATTAACGGGTATACTTTGCTCGGACAGGCCCTGGCGAGCGGTGCCGAAGCCCATTATTATGGGATAGTGCAAGATGACCTTGAAGAACTCCGTACCATCCTGAGCCGAATGCTCAAGGAAAATGATCTGGTTTTACTCTCCGGAGGAAGTTCTGTAGGGACCCGTGACCTGTCCGCCCAGCTGATCGAGGAATTGGGGGAACCCGGAGTGCTGTTTCATGGTCTGGCCCTGAAACCCGGCAAACCGACTATTGGCGGGGTTGCCGACGGCAAGCTTATTTTTGGGCTGCCGGGACACCCGGCCTCAGCTATGGTTGTCTTTGACGCTATCGTTCGCCCGTGGCTGGATGGCTCCCTGTTATCTCCCCGGGTTGATCCTCTTCCTAAAGGGAAGATGACTCAGAATTTATATTCGGGCAGCGGACGCGAAGAGTTTGTACGTGCACGCTTTGTACCCGATGGAGAAGAAGGCCTGCTGGAACCGATTCGAGGAAAATCCGGCTTAATCAGAACTATGGTACTGGCAGATGCTGTAGTGCATATTCCCTTGGATACAGAGGGAATTGAAGCGGGAAAGGAGATACCCTTCAGGCCGTTGAGATAA
- a CDS encoding molybdopterin biosynthesis protein, with the protein MERQIYLENRAWQEGLALMMDKLAERCVPKNEFVDVRSALHRITGTIIRAKRSSPHFAASAMDGYAIRARDTHGISEREPRWLELGVQAIQVDTGDPIPEGMDAVVMIEEVLELSERGILLQSPVVPWNHVRPVGEDIVEGEVLLPIHHRIRPQDQGALLAAGVLEVEVRVKPRVGIMPTGDEIRPPEAALQVGDIVDSNSTVLASLVEEWGGTATVSPIIPDQPKLLEEAILKMAASEDILIIIAGSSQGRDDYTAQMVQKFGTLYSHGVAIKPGKPVVLGEVQGKPAIGIPGYPVSAYLTAHLFLEPWVKHLQGLSRDSQASLDTVISKKVFSSLGSEEFVRVKVGRVGERWVAAPLSRGAGVTMSLVRADGILRVPRLQEGFHEGETVPVELLRPVSELEDTLVCIGSHDLTLDVLSSHMKARGGQGGIASAHVGSLAGILSLRKGEAHCAGIHLLDPETGEYNRSYLQRFLPGREVALLNLVYRTQVLIVPKGNPLNIKTLEDLVKPGVRFINRQGGSGTRVLLDYLLQKQGINQGEILGYDREEFTHLAIAVAVASGAADVGLGIQSAAEALGLDYVLVGEERYDLAIPREYLDEPRMKAMISVVQSKAFQEDVLALGGYDVRETGKFLV; encoded by the coding sequence GTGGAACGCCAAATATATCTGGAAAACAGGGCTTGGCAAGAGGGGCTGGCTTTGATGATGGACAAGCTCGCTGAGCGCTGTGTACCTAAAAATGAGTTTGTGGATGTGCGCTCAGCCCTGCACAGAATTACCGGCACAATCATTCGTGCCAAAAGAAGTTCACCGCATTTCGCGGCCTCGGCCATGGACGGCTATGCAATTCGGGCCAGGGATACTCACGGGATTTCGGAGCGGGAGCCCCGCTGGTTAGAACTGGGTGTTCAGGCAATTCAAGTTGATACCGGGGACCCAATTCCTGAGGGAATGGACGCCGTCGTCATGATCGAAGAAGTCCTGGAATTGAGTGAGAGGGGAATCCTGCTTCAGTCCCCCGTCGTTCCCTGGAATCATGTCCGGCCGGTAGGGGAGGACATCGTGGAAGGGGAAGTGCTGCTTCCCATTCATCATCGTATTCGCCCCCAGGACCAGGGAGCACTGCTGGCGGCCGGGGTATTGGAAGTCGAGGTCCGGGTTAAGCCGCGGGTGGGGATCATGCCGACGGGCGACGAAATCCGTCCGCCGGAGGCCGCACTTCAGGTAGGGGATATTGTGGATAGTAATTCTACGGTGCTGGCTTCTTTAGTAGAGGAATGGGGCGGAACGGCAACTGTTTCGCCGATCATCCCGGATCAGCCGAAACTGCTGGAGGAAGCAATACTCAAGATGGCTGCCTCGGAGGATATTCTGATAATCATCGCCGGATCGTCACAAGGACGGGATGATTACACAGCTCAGATGGTGCAGAAGTTTGGAACTCTTTATTCGCATGGAGTCGCCATTAAGCCCGGTAAACCCGTGGTCTTAGGAGAGGTTCAAGGAAAGCCGGCCATCGGCATCCCCGGTTACCCGGTATCCGCCTATTTGACGGCTCATTTGTTCTTAGAGCCCTGGGTGAAGCATTTGCAAGGTCTAAGCAGAGACTCACAGGCTTCTCTGGATACCGTCATTAGCAAAAAAGTCTTTTCTTCTTTAGGCAGTGAAGAATTTGTGCGGGTTAAAGTAGGAAGAGTCGGAGAACGTTGGGTGGCCGCTCCGTTGAGCCGGGGTGCAGGCGTGACTATGAGTCTGGTGCGGGCAGATGGCATCCTGAGGGTTCCGCGCTTGCAGGAAGGGTTTCATGAGGGTGAAACCGTACCTGTTGAACTCTTGCGGCCGGTTTCGGAGTTGGAAGATACTCTCGTCTGCATAGGTTCTCATGATCTGACCTTAGATGTGCTAAGCAGCCATATGAAGGCCAGGGGCGGGCAGGGAGGCATAGCCTCGGCTCATGTAGGAAGTCTGGCCGGGATTCTGTCCCTGCGCAAAGGGGAAGCACATTGCGCTGGGATTCACCTCCTTGATCCGGAGACAGGGGAGTATAACCGGTCCTATTTGCAGCGGTTTTTACCGGGCAGAGAGGTGGCTTTGCTGAATTTAGTCTATAGAACCCAGGTTTTGATTGTACCGAAAGGAAACCCCCTGAATATTAAGACTCTTGAAGATTTAGTAAAACCGGGGGTCCGGTTTATTAATCGTCAGGGCGGGTCCGGTACGCGGGTGCTTTTAGATTACCTGCTCCAAAAGCAAGGCATCAACCAAGGGGAAATCCTGGGGTATGACCGGGAGGAATTTACTCACTTGGCAATTGCCGTAGCGGTCGCCTCGGGAGCGGCCGATGTCGGGCTGGGTATTCAAAGTGCTGCGGAAGCTCTGGGGCTGGATTATGTGCTGGTTGGGGAGGAACGATATGATCTGGCTATTCCCCGGGAATATCTGGACGAACCCCGCATGAAAGCCATGATTTCCGTTGTTCAAAGTAAAGCCTTCCAAGAAGATGTGCTGGCTCTTGGCGGATATGACGTCCGGGAGACAGGAAAGTTCCTGGTTTAA